A portion of the Triticum dicoccoides isolate Atlit2015 ecotype Zavitan unplaced genomic scaffold, WEW_v2.0 scaffold202149, whole genome shotgun sequence genome contains these proteins:
- the LOC119345060 gene encoding protein IQ-DOMAIN 1-like, with the protein MGKKPKWLGAVKKAFSPESKDQKLQRRLAAAGSSSAAYLQARASSSGSALPRYPDDFPEASLPAPAPLPVAQTQTQTLTLTLTQEEEHEIEHVAAAPAPATDAPLPAPAPAAAAPPPPPPQAQAAIVPAPCSSPILSRELAATKIQTAFRGHLARRALRALKGLVRLKSLVQGHSVKRQATSTLRCMQTLSRVQSKIRTRRIKMAEENQALQRQLLLNQELETLRMGDQWNTSLQSKEQIEASLVSRQEAAARRERALAYAFSHQWKSTSRCANPMFVDPSNPHWGWSWLERWMASRPFDGRNGTAEKDGSSVDRTSVNSTSLSMNLGQVETVTKADNQVVDSLKPNDDKPTPLWTPKPSGPAPRQSPSTPSPVLARKKSATPKSGDGDGDGDDARSVVSTVRSERPRRHSMGASSVRDDASLSGSSPSSVPSYMAATKSASARAKSRVQSPMLTEGAAQAETLEKGWSSVGSAKKRLSFPAGTPPAATRRHSGPPKVRQAAVEGGTAEGDSSLV; encoded by the exons ATGGGGAAGAAGCCCAAGTGGCTGGGCGCCGTCAAGAAGGCTTTCAGCCCCGAATCCAAGGACCAG AAACTGCAGAGGAGATTGGCCGCCGCCGGCAGCAGCAGCGCGGCCTACCTCCAGGCCCGCGCCTCCTCCTCAGGCTCCGCCCTCCCCCGCTACCCCGACGACTTCCCGGAGGCCTCACTTCCTGCTCCGGCCCCGCTCCCCGTCGCTCAAACTCAAACTCAAACTCTAACTCTAACTCTAACCCAAGAGGAGGAGCATGAAATTGAGCATGTCGCCGCCGCGCCAGCGCCAGCCACGGATGCGCCGCTCCCTgcccctgcccctgctgccgccgcaccaccaccaccaccaccacaggcACAGGCCGCCATTGTGCCGGCTCCTTGTTCCTCTCCCATCCTGTCCAGGGAGCTCGCCGCCACCAAGATCCAGACCGCCTTCCGAGGTCACCTG GCAAGAAGGGCGCTGCGGGCGTTGAAAGGCCTTGTCAGGCTCAAGTCTCTGGTCCAAGGCCACTCCGTCAAGCGCCAGGCCACCAGCACGCTTCGCTGCATGCAGACTCTATCCCGGGTCCAGTCCAAGATACGGACAAGGAGGATCAAGATGGCCGAGGAGAACCAGGCCCTTCAGCGCCAGCTCTTGTTGAACCAGGAACTAGAGACTCTCAGG ATGGGAGATCAGTGGAATACCAGCCTGCAGTCCAAGGAGCAGATCGAGGCCAGCCTCGTGAGCAGGCAAGAGGCCGCAGCTAGAAGAGAACGGGCCCTCGCATACGCGTTTTCCCATCAG TGGAAGAGCACCTCAAGGTGTGCTAACCCGATGTTTGTGGACCCGAGCAACCCGCACTGGGGCTGGAGCTGGCTGGAGCGGTGGATGGCGTCGAGGCCGTTCGACGGCCGGAATGGGACGGCCGAGAAGGATGGCAGCAGCGTCGACCGCACGTCGGTGAACAGCACCAGCCTGAGCATGAACCTCGGCCAAGTGGAGACGGTCACAAAGGCCGACAACCAGGTGGTGGACTCTTTGAAGCCGAACGATGATAAGCCCACGCCGCTTTGGACTCCGAAGCCGTCCGGCCCTGCCCCCAGGCAGTCCCCGTCGACGCCCTCGCCGGTGCTGGCGAGGAAGAAGAGCGCGACGCCCAAGAGCGGagacggtgacggcgacggcgacgacgcgaGGAGCGTGGTCAGCACTGTCCGGTCCGAGCGGCCCCGGAGGCACAGCATGGGCGCGTCCAGCGTGCGTGATGACGCGAGCCTGTCGGGCTCTTCCCCGTCGTCGGTGCCGAGCTAcatggcggccaccaagtcggcgtcGGCCAGGGCCAAGTCGCGTGTGCAGAGCCCGATGCTGACCGAGGGTGCTGCTCAAGCTGAGACGCTGGAGAAAGGATGGTCTTCTGTGGGTTCGGCGAAGAAGCGGCTGtcctttccggctgggacgccgcCGGCGGCGACGAGGCGGCACTCCGGGCCTCCCAAGGTGCGGCAGGCGGCCGTGGAAGGTGGCACCGCGGAAGGGGACTCGTCGCTCGTGTGA